The Bdellovibrionota bacterium genome includes a region encoding these proteins:
- a CDS encoding FHA domain-containing protein, whose translation MWIIRILKGPKAGEKFELRNGENLVGRAPNCNICINTPGLSKEHAVITVNENGVFIRDLNSTNGTFVNGIKVHKQKLRQSDKVTLFDTIIGFEPKITKAVSAPTHFHQGSGGYQDAGAAQQFDPAFNNFPQSAPHGQPQPQANFEQNQVHETKPTLITVAKNYIDTVLLPGVYRLAEVMEFKWVLGSFVLAFILLVTSFSVIPMVELTKSGIQQESQRRALSLAKNLADRYQVAYKEGLESSFNATSIEREEGVNSAYIISSADGTVIAPARRIGQRPNEDFVHKARRQDQQQVIQINDSTVGAAVPIKVFDSETGSFRVSAHAIILYDMGSLAVDTGRTVGLFIQVLAIAMLIGMILFFFVYKLIEHPLTEINKQIDQGLKDGQTNTKTAYLFPPLQDLVSNVNTALGRAAQATPNQSVASDRTMEAGQLVENYPAAALAIDKSFSVISMNLAFEELVGLRLAQVQGQNYAALSDQALILNLKDLIEQSEANGFNVITGQLEFNGKSAKIVLQPIQADHGISYFFISFQVNDSGGF comes from the coding sequence ATGTGGATAATTAGAATTTTAAAAGGCCCGAAGGCCGGAGAAAAATTCGAATTGCGAAATGGGGAAAACCTCGTGGGACGAGCTCCGAATTGCAATATCTGTATCAACACACCAGGCTTATCTAAAGAGCATGCCGTCATTACTGTAAATGAAAATGGCGTTTTCATTAGAGATTTGAATTCTACCAACGGAACTTTTGTTAATGGAATCAAAGTACATAAGCAAAAATTAAGACAATCCGATAAAGTTACACTCTTTGATACCATCATTGGTTTTGAACCAAAAATAACCAAGGCAGTTTCTGCTCCTACACACTTCCACCAAGGTAGCGGAGGATATCAAGACGCAGGCGCGGCTCAACAATTTGATCCTGCCTTCAACAATTTTCCGCAAAGTGCTCCCCACGGACAACCACAACCTCAGGCAAACTTTGAGCAGAATCAGGTCCACGAAACAAAACCCACTCTTATCACGGTAGCCAAGAATTATATTGATACTGTTTTATTACCAGGAGTTTACAGATTAGCCGAAGTGATGGAATTCAAATGGGTGTTAGGATCATTTGTGCTCGCATTTATTTTACTTGTGACTTCGTTCTCTGTGATTCCAATGGTGGAATTAACTAAAAGCGGAATCCAGCAAGAAAGCCAAAGAAGAGCCTTGTCTTTAGCTAAAAATTTGGCAGATAGATATCAAGTGGCCTATAAGGAAGGTCTAGAATCTTCTTTCAACGCTACATCTATAGAGAGAGAAGAAGGCGTAAATTCAGCCTACATCATTTCAAGTGCAGACGGAACAGTGATTGCTCCCGCAAGAAGGATTGGCCAAAGACCGAATGAAGATTTTGTACACAAAGCTAGAAGACAAGATCAGCAGCAAGTGATACAAATCAACGACAGTACGGTGGGGGCGGCAGTTCCTATCAAAGTCTTTGACTCAGAGACGGGATCATTCAGAGTTTCAGCTCATGCGATCATTCTCTATGATATGGGTAGCCTTGCCGTAGATACAGGAAGAACCGTAGGATTATTCATTCAAGTGCTGGCTATCGCAATGTTGATTGGTATGATCTTATTTTTCTTTGTTTATAAATTGATTGAACATCCATTGACTGAAATCAATAAACAAATTGACCAAGGTTTAAAGGACGGCCAAACAAATACAAAGACTGCATATCTATTCCCTCCTCTGCAAGATTTAGTTTCCAATGTGAATACGGCTTTGGGAAGAGCGGCTCAAGCAACTCCAAATCAATCCGTAGCATCAGATAGAACGATGGAAGCAGGACAATTAGTAGAAAATTATCCGGCGGCGGCGCTTGCAATTGATAAATCATTTTCGGTGATTTCAATGAACTTGGCTTTCGAAGAACTCGTAGGACTAAGACTTGCGCAAGTTCAAGGTCAGAACTATGCAGCTCTCAGTGACCAAGCTTTAATTTTGAATTTAAAAGATTTAATAGAACAATCAGAAGCGAATGGATTTAACGTTATAACAGGTCAACTTGAATTCAATGGCAAGAGTGCAAAAATTGTACTTCAACCGATTCAAGCAGATCATGGAATCAGTTACTTCTTTATCTCGTTTCAAGTGAACGATAGCGGAGGATTTTAG
- a CDS encoding type II secretion system F family protein, which produces MTELLLIAGLFMVGVAVYLFSSMLLSSNNDAQSLLWASDDEPAKSRSKFIELSRPLVHKFCLGLAAKIKNPGYRKRVQEKIGTAGLQREINVDEFIGLQILWGLLFPVMLVFLNFTMELGYSPVFLICFGLFGAYFPHMHASTERKKRYQSVIVDLPFFIDLMALSTEAGLDFIGSIQRVVEKAENSVLADELGQVLRDLKLGSTRAESLKKMAERLDISEVTSFVTVLIDADSTGASIGTVLKQQSIQMRLERFTRAEKEGAKASQTILIPLMLFILPAVFIMVFGPVIIQFLGQGGS; this is translated from the coding sequence ATGACCGAACTACTTTTGATTGCAGGATTATTCATGGTTGGAGTTGCAGTTTATCTGTTCTCATCCATGTTATTATCTTCTAACAACGATGCACAATCTTTATTGTGGGCTTCAGATGATGAACCTGCAAAATCTCGTTCTAAGTTCATAGAATTATCTCGCCCACTTGTCCACAAGTTCTGCTTGGGTCTTGCCGCAAAGATTAAAAATCCTGGCTATAGAAAGCGCGTGCAAGAAAAAATCGGAACTGCAGGCCTTCAACGTGAAATTAACGTTGATGAATTTATTGGCTTACAAATTCTCTGGGGCCTTTTGTTTCCAGTAATGCTTGTATTTTTGAACTTCACCATGGAGTTGGGCTACTCACCCGTATTCTTGATTTGCTTTGGATTATTTGGCGCATATTTTCCGCACATGCATGCCAGTACGGAAAGAAAAAAACGTTATCAATCTGTAATCGTTGATCTTCCCTTCTTCATTGACCTTATGGCTTTATCAACAGAAGCAGGATTGGATTTTATTGGGTCCATTCAGCGAGTAGTAGAAAAAGCAGAGAACAGCGTTCTTGCTGATGAGCTTGGACAAGTCTTGAGAGATTTAAAGTTGGGTTCAACTAGAGCAGAGTCATTAAAGAAAATGGCGGAACGTCTAGATATCTCTGAAGTGACAAGCTTTGTGACTGTGTTGATCGATGCTGACAGCACCGGCGCAAGTATCGGTACCGTCTTAAAACAACAATCTATACAAATGAGACTTGAAAGATTCACCAGAGCAGAGAAAGAAGGAGCGAAAGCTTCGCAAACAATTTTGATTCCACTGATGTTATTTATTTTACCAGCAGTGTTCATCATGGTGTTTGGTCCTGTGATCATCCAGTTCTTAGGGCAAGGTGGCTCATGA
- a CDS encoding FHA domain-containing protein, whose amino-acid sequence MSGAVPLASVDKYLLEILEGPDKGAQFQLVAGEIKIGRGDTNDVVLHDPRCSREHAILKITHDAVLIEDRGSSTGVTVDGQKGSRAFLSNGSKIIIGSTTFLFKKIVNQSRVPTAKAPNYGVQQGSKAKGVDPKKIRFYAILGVVVIIGLFLFSSNEPKKILDKVPNIDEEIELSKKRQEVLMKDQLTSGKASRQYLDAQASYTKGLRDYREGLYKSAVSAFSATLAIYPEHPTARRYLRLAQLKLDEQVQFLMQEGSRFMDQNKYQHAKASYKNVMVLLNDKDNKIYQEALEKHNECVLLLRESF is encoded by the coding sequence GTGAGCGGCGCAGTTCCTCTAGCCTCAGTTGATAAGTACCTCTTGGAAATTCTGGAAGGCCCAGATAAGGGTGCACAATTTCAACTTGTAGCTGGTGAAATTAAAATAGGAAGAGGAGATACAAATGATGTTGTTCTCCACGACCCGCGCTGCAGTCGTGAGCATGCTATATTGAAAATCACTCACGATGCGGTACTGATTGAGGATAGAGGCTCTTCAACGGGTGTTACCGTGGATGGACAAAAAGGAAGCCGCGCATTTTTATCTAACGGCTCAAAAATTATTATTGGATCTACAACTTTTTTATTTAAAAAAATTGTAAATCAAAGTCGAGTGCCTACAGCAAAAGCGCCTAATTACGGGGTACAGCAAGGTTCTAAAGCTAAAGGTGTTGATCCTAAAAAAATTAGATTTTATGCGATTTTAGGAGTTGTAGTTATAATAGGATTATTTTTATTTTCGTCCAACGAGCCCAAGAAAATCTTAGACAAGGTTCCTAACATAGATGAAGAGATTGAGCTTTCAAAAAAGAGACAAGAAGTCCTTATGAAAGATCAACTGACCAGTGGTAAGGCCTCTAGACAATATCTCGATGCTCAAGCTTCTTATACCAAGGGGCTCAGAGATTATCGAGAAGGATTGTATAAGAGTGCCGTTTCCGCATTCAGCGCAACCTTGGCGATTTATCCTGAGCATCCCACAGCAAGAAGATATTTAAGACTTGCTCAATTGAAACTGGATGAACAAGTGCAATTCTTGATGCAAGAAGGATCGCGCTTTATGGATCAGAATAAATACCAACATGCGAAAGCATCATACAAGAATGTGATGGTCCTTTTGAATGACAAAGACAATAAGATTTACCAAGAGGCTTTAGAGAAGCATAATGAATGTGTGTTGTTGTTAAGGGAGTCGTTTTAA
- a CDS encoding DUF192 domain-containing protein, translated as MAKLINQTQNKLLVANLEIASELSRIKGLIGKESMENNYGLWINRCNSIHTFFMSFPIDVIFVDKNFKVKKCIEAIAPNKIIWPIFGARSVIELKNGFLKENKIQVGDQLHVDN; from the coding sequence ATGGCCAAATTAATAAACCAAACGCAAAATAAATTGCTTGTGGCAAATTTAGAAATTGCAAGTGAGCTTTCAAGAATTAAAGGATTGATTGGAAAAGAATCTATGGAAAACAACTATGGACTTTGGATTAACAGATGCAATTCAATACATACCTTCTTTATGAGTTTTCCAATTGATGTGATTTTTGTAGATAAGAATTTTAAAGTGAAAAAATGCATCGAAGCGATTGCTCCGAATAAAATTATTTGGCCCATCTTTGGTGCACGTTCGGTGATTGAATTGAAAAATGGTTTTTTAAAAGAAAATAAAATTCAGGTTGGGGATCAATTGCATGTGGATAATTAG